The following coding sequences are from one Ornithodoros turicata isolate Travis chromosome 1, ASM3712646v1, whole genome shotgun sequence window:
- the LOC135378120 gene encoding protein CBFA2T1-like isoform X2, with translation MYGRLGLFRWKDLAAATTPTCGVAVGVGGTGGTTPSKMPDTPQDVKPLSPTQLPKVSSMQGVNGVHSPATASSLPTTGGRSLSPPTENPGDGTRATHGSSGVSSSTAPGGDSTAAAAAAVAAVGARQLSKVKRFLTTLQQFGSDVSPEVGERVHGLILGLVSSTISIEEFHHSIQEITNYPLRPFVVPFLKSHLPLLQAELLHFARVAKQSPAQYLRQHETLVLDPLHQGGEPFEIFQPESVKETSGKRRSPQEARTKENGHSTEGTEGGPPPTKRHQTALASPGSARLSPGAHGHGPAPPAAGAFRFEDSSVYRDRYDRYDRFDRDFYRPYYGMLHREYTEDRDMEDEWKNINTMLNCILGMVEKTKRAIAILQHRSQSERQDFGVWGGRRHLEVDFDMKKRDLMAHYKTTAELDRVSEVRRRAEEAVNEVKRQAVAELQKAVSAAESKASELVAAERTKMERLISEARRQAAEEALAAINHQEDSTEQNCWNCGRKANETCSGCNVARYCGAFCQHKDWENHHRVCGQPSSAAITSAASPMTPTSTAGKRSPSPPRRAEAKIDSRH, from the exons ACCTGGCTGCAGCGACGACGCCGACGTGCGGTGTGGcagtgggggtggggggcacTGGAGGGACGACGCCCAGCAAAATGCCTGACACGCCGCAGGACGTCAAGCCCCTCAGTCCCACGCAGTTGCCAAAGGTGTCTTCCATGCAAG GCGTAAACGGTGTGCACTCTCCTGCAACCGCTTCTTCCTTGCCCACGACCGGGGGCCGCTCCTTATCTCCGCCCACGGAAAACCCTGGGGATGGGACGAGGGCCACGCACGGCTCTTCAGGAGTCTCTTCCAGCACAGCTCCAGGAGGTGACTCGACAGCGGCTGCTGCCGCAGCTGTGGCTGCCGTCGGAGCACGACAGCTCAGCAAGGTGAAGAGGTTCCTGACGACGCTGCAGCAATTCGGTAGCGACGTCTCACCGGAGGTTGGAGAGCGCGTTCACGGCTTGATTCTCGGGCTTGTG agctcAACTATTTCGATCGAGGAATTCCATCATAGCATACAAGAAATCACCAACTACCCGTTGCGGCCATTCGTCGTTCCATTCCTTAAG TCGCACCTGCCCCTCTTGCAAGCGGAACTCTTGCATTTCGCGCGAGTAGCGAAGCAGTCTCCGGCTCAGTATCTGCGACAGCATGAGACGCTAGTGCTAGATCCTCTTCATCAAGGCGGAGAGCCTTTCGAAATCTTTCAACCTGAATCGGTGAAAGAGACCAGTGGAAAGAGAAGATCGCCTCAAGAAGC TCGTACGAAGGAAAACGGGCACTCCACGGAAGGAACAGAAGGCGGCCCACCTCCAACAAAGAGGCATCAAACGGCGCTTGCCAGTCCGGGATCGGCGCGCCTTAGTCCAGGAGCGCACGGACATGGTCCTGCACCGCCGGCAGCGGGTGCGTTTCGCTTTGAAGATTCTTCAGTCTACAGAGATCGGTACGACCGGTATGACCGCTTCGATCGCGACTTCTATAGACCTTACTACG GCATGTTGCACAGAGAGTACACAGAAGACCGAGACATGGAAGATGAATGGAAAAATATCAATACT ATGCTGAACTGCATTTTGGGAATGGTGGAGAAAACGAAGCGCGCCATCGCTATTCTGCAACACCGCAGTCAGTCCGAGAGGCAAGACTTCGGCGTGTGGGGTGGAAGACGACATTTGGAGGTAGACTTCGACATGAAGAAGCGGGACCTCATGGCTCACTACAAGACCACTGCTGAACTAGACAGGGTTTCAGAAGTGCGAAGGCGAGCAG AAGAAGCCGTGAACGAAGTGAAACGGCAAGCGGTAGCGGAGCTTCAGAAAGCGGTATCGGCGGCGGAGTCgaaagcaagcgaactggtggCTGCCGAACGCACCAAGATGGAACGGCTCATCAGTGAGGCTCGGCGGCAAGCAGCCGAGGAAGCACTCGCTGCTATAAACCACCAAGAGGACTCTACAGAG CAGAACTGCTGGAACTGTGGTCGCAAGGCCAACGAGACGTGCAGCGGTTGCAATGTGGCTCGCTACTGTGGAGCATTTTGCCAGCATAAGGACTGGGAGAACCACCACAGAGTTTGCGGCCAACCCTCATCAGCAGCGATCACTTCTGCTGCATCCCCGATGACGCCGACCAGCACTGCTGGCAAGAGAAGTCCGAGCCCACCGAGAAGAGCCGAGGCCAAAATTGACTCGAGGCATTAA
- the LOC135378120 gene encoding protein CBFA2T1-like isoform X1 produces the protein MDFCRPSMIVCPNGFSASALTSMPVGFPLYPLDLAAATTPTCGVAVGVGGTGGTTPSKMPDTPQDVKPLSPTQLPKVSSMQGVNGVHSPATASSLPTTGGRSLSPPTENPGDGTRATHGSSGVSSSTAPGGDSTAAAAAAVAAVGARQLSKVKRFLTTLQQFGSDVSPEVGERVHGLILGLVSSTISIEEFHHSIQEITNYPLRPFVVPFLKSHLPLLQAELLHFARVAKQSPAQYLRQHETLVLDPLHQGGEPFEIFQPESVKETSGKRRSPQEARTKENGHSTEGTEGGPPPTKRHQTALASPGSARLSPGAHGHGPAPPAAGAFRFEDSSVYRDRYDRYDRFDRDFYRPYYGMLHREYTEDRDMEDEWKNINTMLNCILGMVEKTKRAIAILQHRSQSERQDFGVWGGRRHLEVDFDMKKRDLMAHYKTTAELDRVSEVRRRAEEAVNEVKRQAVAELQKAVSAAESKASELVAAERTKMERLISEARRQAAEEALAAINHQEDSTEQNCWNCGRKANETCSGCNVARYCGAFCQHKDWENHHRVCGQPSSAAITSAASPMTPTSTAGKRSPSPPRRAEAKIDSRH, from the exons ACCTGGCTGCAGCGACGACGCCGACGTGCGGTGTGGcagtgggggtggggggcacTGGAGGGACGACGCCCAGCAAAATGCCTGACACGCCGCAGGACGTCAAGCCCCTCAGTCCCACGCAGTTGCCAAAGGTGTCTTCCATGCAAG GCGTAAACGGTGTGCACTCTCCTGCAACCGCTTCTTCCTTGCCCACGACCGGGGGCCGCTCCTTATCTCCGCCCACGGAAAACCCTGGGGATGGGACGAGGGCCACGCACGGCTCTTCAGGAGTCTCTTCCAGCACAGCTCCAGGAGGTGACTCGACAGCGGCTGCTGCCGCAGCTGTGGCTGCCGTCGGAGCACGACAGCTCAGCAAGGTGAAGAGGTTCCTGACGACGCTGCAGCAATTCGGTAGCGACGTCTCACCGGAGGTTGGAGAGCGCGTTCACGGCTTGATTCTCGGGCTTGTG agctcAACTATTTCGATCGAGGAATTCCATCATAGCATACAAGAAATCACCAACTACCCGTTGCGGCCATTCGTCGTTCCATTCCTTAAG TCGCACCTGCCCCTCTTGCAAGCGGAACTCTTGCATTTCGCGCGAGTAGCGAAGCAGTCTCCGGCTCAGTATCTGCGACAGCATGAGACGCTAGTGCTAGATCCTCTTCATCAAGGCGGAGAGCCTTTCGAAATCTTTCAACCTGAATCGGTGAAAGAGACCAGTGGAAAGAGAAGATCGCCTCAAGAAGC TCGTACGAAGGAAAACGGGCACTCCACGGAAGGAACAGAAGGCGGCCCACCTCCAACAAAGAGGCATCAAACGGCGCTTGCCAGTCCGGGATCGGCGCGCCTTAGTCCAGGAGCGCACGGACATGGTCCTGCACCGCCGGCAGCGGGTGCGTTTCGCTTTGAAGATTCTTCAGTCTACAGAGATCGGTACGACCGGTATGACCGCTTCGATCGCGACTTCTATAGACCTTACTACG GCATGTTGCACAGAGAGTACACAGAAGACCGAGACATGGAAGATGAATGGAAAAATATCAATACT ATGCTGAACTGCATTTTGGGAATGGTGGAGAAAACGAAGCGCGCCATCGCTATTCTGCAACACCGCAGTCAGTCCGAGAGGCAAGACTTCGGCGTGTGGGGTGGAAGACGACATTTGGAGGTAGACTTCGACATGAAGAAGCGGGACCTCATGGCTCACTACAAGACCACTGCTGAACTAGACAGGGTTTCAGAAGTGCGAAGGCGAGCAG AAGAAGCCGTGAACGAAGTGAAACGGCAAGCGGTAGCGGAGCTTCAGAAAGCGGTATCGGCGGCGGAGTCgaaagcaagcgaactggtggCTGCCGAACGCACCAAGATGGAACGGCTCATCAGTGAGGCTCGGCGGCAAGCAGCCGAGGAAGCACTCGCTGCTATAAACCACCAAGAGGACTCTACAGAG CAGAACTGCTGGAACTGTGGTCGCAAGGCCAACGAGACGTGCAGCGGTTGCAATGTGGCTCGCTACTGTGGAGCATTTTGCCAGCATAAGGACTGGGAGAACCACCACAGAGTTTGCGGCCAACCCTCATCAGCAGCGATCACTTCTGCTGCATCCCCGATGACGCCGACCAGCACTGCTGGCAAGAGAAGTCCGAGCCCACCGAGAAGAGCCGAGGCCAAAATTGACTCGAGGCATTAA
- the LOC135378120 gene encoding protein CBFA2T1-like isoform X3, translating to MPDTPQDVKPLSPTQLPKVSSMQGVNGVHSPATASSLPTTGGRSLSPPTENPGDGTRATHGSSGVSSSTAPGGDSTAAAAAAVAAVGARQLSKVKRFLTTLQQFGSDVSPEVGERVHGLILGLVSSTISIEEFHHSIQEITNYPLRPFVVPFLKSHLPLLQAELLHFARVAKQSPAQYLRQHETLVLDPLHQGGEPFEIFQPESVKETSGKRRSPQEARTKENGHSTEGTEGGPPPTKRHQTALASPGSARLSPGAHGHGPAPPAAGAFRFEDSSVYRDRYDRYDRFDRDFYRPYYGMLHREYTEDRDMEDEWKNINTMLNCILGMVEKTKRAIAILQHRSQSERQDFGVWGGRRHLEVDFDMKKRDLMAHYKTTAELDRVSEVRRRAEEAVNEVKRQAVAELQKAVSAAESKASELVAAERTKMERLISEARRQAAEEALAAINHQEDSTEQNCWNCGRKANETCSGCNVARYCGAFCQHKDWENHHRVCGQPSSAAITSAASPMTPTSTAGKRSPSPPRRAEAKIDSRH from the exons ATGCCTGACACGCCGCAGGACGTCAAGCCCCTCAGTCCCACGCAGTTGCCAAAGGTGTCTTCCATGCAAG GCGTAAACGGTGTGCACTCTCCTGCAACCGCTTCTTCCTTGCCCACGACCGGGGGCCGCTCCTTATCTCCGCCCACGGAAAACCCTGGGGATGGGACGAGGGCCACGCACGGCTCTTCAGGAGTCTCTTCCAGCACAGCTCCAGGAGGTGACTCGACAGCGGCTGCTGCCGCAGCTGTGGCTGCCGTCGGAGCACGACAGCTCAGCAAGGTGAAGAGGTTCCTGACGACGCTGCAGCAATTCGGTAGCGACGTCTCACCGGAGGTTGGAGAGCGCGTTCACGGCTTGATTCTCGGGCTTGTG agctcAACTATTTCGATCGAGGAATTCCATCATAGCATACAAGAAATCACCAACTACCCGTTGCGGCCATTCGTCGTTCCATTCCTTAAG TCGCACCTGCCCCTCTTGCAAGCGGAACTCTTGCATTTCGCGCGAGTAGCGAAGCAGTCTCCGGCTCAGTATCTGCGACAGCATGAGACGCTAGTGCTAGATCCTCTTCATCAAGGCGGAGAGCCTTTCGAAATCTTTCAACCTGAATCGGTGAAAGAGACCAGTGGAAAGAGAAGATCGCCTCAAGAAGC TCGTACGAAGGAAAACGGGCACTCCACGGAAGGAACAGAAGGCGGCCCACCTCCAACAAAGAGGCATCAAACGGCGCTTGCCAGTCCGGGATCGGCGCGCCTTAGTCCAGGAGCGCACGGACATGGTCCTGCACCGCCGGCAGCGGGTGCGTTTCGCTTTGAAGATTCTTCAGTCTACAGAGATCGGTACGACCGGTATGACCGCTTCGATCGCGACTTCTATAGACCTTACTACG GCATGTTGCACAGAGAGTACACAGAAGACCGAGACATGGAAGATGAATGGAAAAATATCAATACT ATGCTGAACTGCATTTTGGGAATGGTGGAGAAAACGAAGCGCGCCATCGCTATTCTGCAACACCGCAGTCAGTCCGAGAGGCAAGACTTCGGCGTGTGGGGTGGAAGACGACATTTGGAGGTAGACTTCGACATGAAGAAGCGGGACCTCATGGCTCACTACAAGACCACTGCTGAACTAGACAGGGTTTCAGAAGTGCGAAGGCGAGCAG AAGAAGCCGTGAACGAAGTGAAACGGCAAGCGGTAGCGGAGCTTCAGAAAGCGGTATCGGCGGCGGAGTCgaaagcaagcgaactggtggCTGCCGAACGCACCAAGATGGAACGGCTCATCAGTGAGGCTCGGCGGCAAGCAGCCGAGGAAGCACTCGCTGCTATAAACCACCAAGAGGACTCTACAGAG CAGAACTGCTGGAACTGTGGTCGCAAGGCCAACGAGACGTGCAGCGGTTGCAATGTGGCTCGCTACTGTGGAGCATTTTGCCAGCATAAGGACTGGGAGAACCACCACAGAGTTTGCGGCCAACCCTCATCAGCAGCGATCACTTCTGCTGCATCCCCGATGACGCCGACCAGCACTGCTGGCAAGAGAAGTCCGAGCCCACCGAGAAGAGCCGAGGCCAAAATTGACTCGAGGCATTAA